From a region of the Tachysurus fulvidraco isolate hzauxx_2018 chromosome 5, HZAU_PFXX_2.0, whole genome shotgun sequence genome:
- the cidec gene encoding cell death activator CIDE-3, translating to MDYAKKSLNLFSPSLSNISNRCVAASASVLPRFNPRPRPFRVTNSDRSLKKGVMADGLRDLMNKTMDVFSVSCVAGLVLDEDGTGVDTEDFFQTLKDSTVLMVLEKGQKWTPQQSSLLGGQAAERRTQHRKDLAKLTLDFYKNHPKEFIGCLNVQMTLYGMYSMSYDLQCYHAKRMLREALRWTLFSMQATGHVLLGTSYYMQNLIDEDEKADAQLIASRKTNKLFHAIQWKKSVADHIN from the exons ATGGATTATGCCAAGAAGTCTCTCAATCTGTTCTCACCTTCGCTCTCCAA TATATCTAACAGATGTGTAGCAGCCAGTGCATCTGTCCTGCCCAGGTTTAACCCGCGCCCCAGACCGTTCCGGGTCACCAACTCAGaccgttctttaaaaaaaggcGTTATGGCAGATGGACTGAGAGACTTAATGAACAAG ACTAtggatgtgttcagtgtgtccTGCGTAGCAGGCCTTGTGTTGGATGAAGATGGAACAGGAGTGGACACAGAGGACTTCTTTCAGACTCTCAAGGACAGCACTGTGCTAATGGTCCTGGAGAAAGGACAAAAGTGGACACCTCAACAG AGCAGTCTATTAGGAGGTCAAGCTGCAGAGCGCAGGACACAGCATAGGAAAGACCTGGCCAAACTGACTCTTGACTTTTACAAAAACCACCCAAAGGAATTCATCGGATGCTTGAATGTACAGATGACCCTCTATGGGATGTATTCAATGTCATATGACCTGCAGTGCTACCATGCCAAGAGAATGTTGAG GGAGGCTCTAAGATGGACTCTGTTTAGCATGCAGGCCACTGGCCACGTTTTACTGGGTACTTCATACTATATGCAAAATCTTATTGATGAGGATGAAAAAGCTGATGCACAACTGATTGCTTccagaaagacaaacaaactaTTTCATGCCATCCAATGGAAGAAATCGGTAGCTGATCACATTAACTAG
- the LOC113643260 gene encoding urocortin-3-like yields MTMRTTLMGSYLLLLLLLPYMSLGQRQSYNAITAENEGERNKMFVDVLSRVGIESAQLLPKQRLEPRGARNMRPVSSIPKRAMQGSRFALSLDVPTTILSVLIDMAKEHDMRAKAAANAELMARIGKRK; encoded by the coding sequence ATGACCATGCGTACAACACTGATGGGCTCCTATCTGCTGCTCCTACTACTTCTGCCCTACATGTCTCTCGgtcaaagacagagctacaatGCCATAACAGCGGAGAATGAGGGGGAGCGCAACAAGATGTTTGTTGATGTCCTGAGTCGCGTTGGAATCGAAAGTGCCCAACTCCTACCAAAACAGCGCCTTGAGCCACGGGGAGCACGTAACATGCGTCCAGTGTCATCAATCCCTAAACGAGCAATGCAAGGTTCACGTTTTGCACTCTCTCTTGATGTACCAACCACCATTTTAAGTGTCCTGATAGACATGGCCAAAGAGCATGACATGCGGGCCAAGGCTGCAGCCAATGCCGAGCTCATGGCACGCATTGGTAAAAGGAAATAG
- the LOC113643191 gene encoding cytochrome b-c1 complex subunit 1, mitochondrial yields MAASVCRFGGAVGQALAKARSPVLLSLRRGQASVSYAQSLLSTPETRVTTLENGLRVASETTSHGTCTVGLWINVGSRYESEKNNGAGFFLEHLAFKGTKKHSQAAVEQAVESMGAHLSGYTSREHTAYYMKALAKDLPKAVELLSEVVQSASLSEAEIEQQRGVVLRELEEVEASLQDVCLDLLHATAFQGTPLSQSILGPSQNARTLTRQDLVEYINSHYKAPRMVLAAAGGVNHEELVGLAKQHLSSISFEYQDDAVPLLSPCRFTGSEVRMRDDALPLAHIAIAVEGAGAASPDIVPLMVANSIIGSYDLTFGGGKYLSSRLASLAVEGNLCNSFQSFHTSYSDTGLMGIYFVTDKHKIEDMMHWAQNAWMNLCTTVTESDVARAKNTLKASLVGQLNGTTPACDDIGRHVLSYGRRIPLAEWDAKIDAVTAKMVRDVCSKYIYDKCPAVAAVGPIEQLPDYNRMRSAMYWLRF; encoded by the exons atggcagCGTCCGTGTGCAGGTTCGGGGGAGCCGTGGGCCAAGCCCTGGCTAAAGCTCGTAGT CCTGTTCTGCTTTCTTTGAGAAGGGGACAAGCATCTGTGTCTTATGCTCAAAGCCTGCTGAGTACTCCAGAGACACGGGTCACGACGCTGGAGAATGGGCTGAGAGTGGCATCTGAGACAACAAGTCATGGCACCTGCACT GTTGGCCTGTGGATCAATGTCGGTAGTAGATATGAGTCTGAGAAGAATAATGGTGCTGGGTTTTTCTTGGAACATTTAGCTTTCAAG GGCACAAAGAAGCACTCCCAGGCTGCTGTTGAACAAGCAGTAGAGTCAATGGGTGCTCATCTTAGTGGATACACTTCTCGTGAACACACTGCCTATTACATGAAAGCCCTCGCTAAGGACCTACCAAAAG CGGTGGAGCTCTTGTCTGAGGTGGTGCAGAGTGCATCTCTGAGTGAGGCTGAGATTGAGCAGCAGAGGGGTGTGGTGCTTCGAGAGCTGGAGGAGGTGGAGGCCAGTCTGCAGGATGTCTGCTTGGATTTGCTCCATGCCACTGCATTCCAAGGCACCCCACTGAGCCAGAGTATCCTTGGACCCTCTCAGAAtgccag GACTCTGACACGTCAGGATCTGGTTGAGTACATCAACAGTCACTACAAAGCTCCTCGCATGGTCCTGGCTGCTGCTGGAG GTGTGAACCATGAGGAGTTGGTGGGTCTGGCTAAGCAGCACTTAAGCAGCATTTCATTTGAGTATCAGGATGATGCTGTGCCCCTGCTGTCCCCTTGCCGCTTTACTGGTAGTGAG GTTCGAATGCGTGATGATGCCCTTCCTCTGGCACATATTGCTATTGCAGTAGAGGGGGCTGGTGCTGCCAGTCCTGACATTGTGCCACTTATGGTTGCTAATTCCATCATTGGCAGCTATGACCTCACATTTGGAGGTGGAAAG tacctGAGCAGTCGCTTGGCAAGTCTGGCTGTAGAGGGCAACCTTTGCAATAGTTTCCAGTCTTTCCACACCTCCTACAGCGACACTGGACTGATGggcatttattttgtcacagaCAAACATAAGATTGAGGACATGATGCACTGGGCTCAGAATGCATG GATGAACTTGTGCACCACAGTCACTGAGAGTGATGTAGCCAGAGCAAAGAATACTCTTAAAGCAAGTTTAGTAGGACAGCTGAATG GTACCACACCAGCCTGTGATGACATTGGCAGGCACGTTCTCAGCTATGGCCGTCGTATCCCATTGGCTGAATGGGATGCCAAGATTGAT GCTGTGACAGCCAAGATGGTGCGTGATGTTTGCTCCAAATACATCTATGACAAATGCCCTGCTGTGGCTGCTGTTG GTCCAATTGAGCAGCTTCCTGACTACAACAGAATGCGCAGTGCTATGTACTGGCTCCGGTTCTAA